One Armatimonadota bacterium DNA window includes the following coding sequences:
- a CDS encoding glycosyltransferase family 2 protein, with amino-acid sequence MTIPIGAAGNGGSNPLVSLVTPAYNQGPFLREAVESVLAQTYPAVEYIVIDDGSTDNTREILSAYGGRVRWESQPNRGQAATLNRGWSMARGDLLGYLSADDVLLPDAVEAGVRMLMGDPRLVAVYPDFYLIDRRSRLIKEVRRPDFDYRDLVLRGVCHPGPGALFRRTAYLRAGPWDETLRQAPDYEFWLRLGLLGGFGHIPRPLAKFRIHGGSQSRGPAPPARSDEIIRIIAEFYAQRSDLPAEILRGKRQALSTAYLLAARSHFGARRYTTAMQRVWRAAALYPRHLLSPGTYRLLLGGLTERWRYQLP; translated from the coding sequence GTGTCCCTCGTCACGCCGGCCTACAACCAGGGGCCGTTCCTGCGCGAAGCCGTCGAGAGCGTCCTGGCCCAGACCTACCCGGCCGTGGAGTACATCGTGATCGACGACGGGTCAACCGACAATACGCGCGAGATCCTGAGCGCATACGGTGGTCGGGTCCGCTGGGAGAGTCAGCCCAACCGAGGCCAGGCCGCGACGCTCAATCGGGGATGGTCGATGGCGCGGGGCGATCTCCTGGGCTACCTCAGCGCCGACGATGTCCTGCTTCCGGATGCGGTTGAGGCGGGCGTGCGGATGCTGATGGGAGACCCCCGTCTGGTGGCCGTCTATCCCGACTTCTACCTGATCGATCGGCGTTCACGCCTCATCAAGGAGGTCCGCAGGCCCGACTTTGACTATCGTGACCTCGTTCTTCGGGGCGTCTGCCACCCCGGCCCGGGTGCGCTCTTTCGGCGTACCGCCTACCTCCGGGCCGGTCCGTGGGACGAAACCCTGCGTCAGGCGCCGGATTACGAGTTCTGGCTGCGGCTGGGGCTGCTGGGCGGCTTCGGCCACATCCCGCGCCCTTTGGCCAAGTTTCGCATCCATGGAGGATCCCAGTCCCGCGGGCCGGCCCCGCCGGCCCGATCGGATGAGATTATCCGGATTATCGCCGAGTTCTATGCGCAGCGGAGCGATCTCCCGGCGGAGATCCTCCGCGGCAAACGCCAGGCCCTGAGCACAGCGTATCTGCTTGCGGCGAGGTCGCACTTCGGCGCCCGCCGGTACACGACGGCCATGCAGCGGGTGTGGCGGGCCGCCGCGCTCTACCCGCGGCACCTCCTGTCCCCCGGCACGTACCGCCTCTTGCTCGGCGGACTGACGGAACGCTGGCGCTACCAACTCCCATGA